One window from the genome of Eucalyptus grandis isolate ANBG69807.140 chromosome 7, ASM1654582v1, whole genome shotgun sequence encodes:
- the LOC104453460 gene encoding LOW QUALITY PROTEIN: serine/threonine-protein kinase BSK1 (The sequence of the model RefSeq protein was modified relative to this genomic sequence to represent the inferred CDS: deleted 2 bases in 1 codon) has protein sequence MGCCESSLLRETHPEKDPAGQQQQQQQQQQPHFGHHNRQLQQGGGGGGGGPRPGGAPPFSGFSVADLKTATGGFSRDFIVSEGGEKAPNLVFKGRLKSGAWIAVKKFTKFAWPDPKPFVEEAQSVGKLRHRRLANLIGYCCEGDERLLVAEYMPNDTLAKHLFHWENQTIEWAMRLRVALYIAEALDYCSNEGHPLYHDLNAYRVLFDEDGDPRLSCFGLMKNSRDGKSYSTNLAYTPPEYMKNGRVTPESVIYSFGTILLDLLSGKHIPPSHALDMIRGKNNIALMDSHLEGKFPMEEATMVVNLASRCLQHEPRERPNIKDVVAMLVPLQTKSDVPSQVMLGISKKEDIPQALKARLTRMGEACSRMDLTAIHGILVSAHYKDDEGSNELSFQEWTQQMKDMLEARKRGDLSFRDKDFKTAIDCYSQFIDVGTMLSPTVFARRSLCYLLCDQPDAALRDAMQAQLIYPDWPTAFYMQSVALAKLDMPKDAVDMLNEAAGLEERRQKSGRGPS, from the exons ATGGGTTGCTGCGAATCTTCCCTCCTCAGGGAGACCCACCCGGAGAAGGACCCCGCAggtcagcagcagcagcagcagcagcagcagcagccccACTTCGGCCACCACAACCGCCAGCTGCAgcagggcggcggcggcggcggcgggggcccCCGG CCCGGCGGAGCCCCGCCCTTCTCCGGGTTCTCCGTCGCCGACCTGAAAACCGCCACCGGCGGCTTCAGCCGCGACTTCATCGTCTCCGAGGGCGGCGAGAAGGCCCCGAACCTCGTCTTCAAGGGCCGCCTCAAGAGCGGCGCGTGGATCGCCGTCAAGAAGTTCACGAAATTCGCGTGGCCCGACCCGAAGCCGTTCGTG GAGGAGGCACAGAGTGTTGGGAAGTTGAGGCACAGGAGATTGGCTAACTTGATTGGATATTGCTGTGAAGGCGATGAGAGGCTTCTGGTCGCGGAATATATGCCGAATGATACTCTTGCGAAGCACTTGTTTCATT GGGAAAACCAAACCATTGAATGGGCAATGCGTCTACGAGTTGCTCTCTACATCGCAGAAGCCTTAGATTACTGCAGTAATGAAGGTCATCCCTTGTACCATGACCTCAATGCCTATCGGGTTCTATTTGATGAG GATGGTGATCCCCGTCTTTCATGCTTTGGCTTGATGAAGAATAGTCGAGATGGGAAAAGCTATAGCACAAATCTCGCCTATACGCCTCCCGAGTATATGAAGAATG GAAGGGTCACCCCTGAAAGTGTTATTTACAGCTTTGGCACCATCCTTCTTGATTTGCTAAGTGGGAAGCACATCCCTCCTAGTCAT GCTCTTGATATGATACGAGGGAAAAACAACATCGCGTTGATGGATTCACATTTGGAAGGTAAGTTTCCAATGGAAGAAGCTACAATGGTGGTTAATCTTGCCTCTCGGTGTTTGCAACATGAACCAAGAGAGCGGCCTAATATAAAGGACGTTGTTGCAATGCTTGTTCCTTTACAAACCAAATCAGAT GTTCCATCACAAGTCATGCTTGGAATTTCCAAGAAGGAGGATATACCACAAGCACTAAAGGCCCGCCTTACACGAATGGGAGAGGCCTGCTCAAGGATGGATCTCACAGCAATCCATGGGATTTTGGTCTCCGCACACTACAAAGATGACGAAGGAAGCAATGAG TTGTCCTTCCAAGAGTGGACACAACAGATGAAAGATATGCTGGAAGCAAGGAAGCGGGGAGACCTATCCTTCCGTGACAAAGATTTCAAGACTGCCATTGACTGTTACTCTCAG TTTATAGATGTGGGGACGATGCTGTCTCCAACTGTATTTGCAAGGCGGAGTTTGTGCTACCTCCTATGTGATCAACCAGATGCTGCCCTTCGAGATGCAATGCAAGCTCAGTTGATATATCCAGATTGGCCCACGGCTTTTTACATGCAATCGGTCGCTCTTGCCAAGCTGGACATGCCCAAGGATGCTGTGGACATGTTGAATGAAGCAGCTGGGCTCGAAGAAAGGAGGCAAAAAAGTGGGAGAGGACCATCGTAG
- the LOC104455535 gene encoding protein HIGH CHLOROPHYLL FLUORESCENCE PHENOTYPE 244, chloroplastic — translation MALRLPSQFSTPRHRRRGSGAAAAPAAASAGLSWRRSLAADALVSSGCSSSPLASSPSPSPGKSHARPLVTCTAQAPAAANLAPGTPVRPTSILVVGSTGTLGRQVVRRALDEGYDVRCLVRPRPAPADFLRDWGATVVNADLSRPETIPATLVGIHTVIDCATGRPEEPIKKVDWEGKVALIQCAKAMGIQKYVFYSIHNCDKHPEVPLMEIKYCTEKFLKDSGLNHIVIRLCGFMQGLIGQYAVPILEEKSVWGTDAPTRIAYMDTQDIARLTFIALRKENANGKLLTFAGPRAWTTQEVITLCERLAGQDANVTTVPVSVLRLTRQITRFFEWTNDVADRLAFSEVLSSDTVFSVPMNETYDILGVDSKDIVTLEKYLQDYFTNILKKLKDLKAQSKQTDIFF, via the exons ATGGCCTTGCGACTGCCATCGCAATTCTCCACGCCCCGCCACCGTCGCCGGGGGagcggcgccgccgccgcccccgccgccgcatCCGCCGGGCTCTCGTGGCGGCGCTCCCTCGCGGCGGACGCCCTCGTCTCGTCCGGCTGCTCGAGCTCGCCTCTCGCCAGCTCCCCGTCGCCGTCCCCAG GGAAATCCCACGCTCGGCCGTTAGTCACGTGCACTGCGCAGGCACCGGCTGCTGCGAACCTTGCTCCAGGGACACCAGTTAGGCCAACTAGCATTCTAGTGGTTGGTTCCACTGGGACACTGGGCAGGCAAGTTGTAAGACGGGCTCTAGATGAAGGTTATGACGTCAGATGTCTAGTCAGGCCTCGACCAGCTCCAGCTGATTTCCTTCGTGATTGGGGTGCTACAGTTGTCAAT GCAGATTTGAGCAGGCCGGAGACTATACCTGCAACACTTGTGGGGATTCATACGGTTATTGACTGTGCGACGGGGCGCCCTGAGGAACCAATAAAGAAG GTAGATTGGGAAGGGAAAGTTGCTCTTATACAATGTGCAAAAGCAATGGGTATCCAGAAATACGTGTTCTATTCCATCCACAATTGTGACAAGCATCCAGAGGTTCCATTGATGGAGATAAAGTACTGTACAGAGAAGTTTCTGAAAGACTCGGGCCTTAATCATATTGTCATTCGCTTATGTGGTTTCATGCAG GGATTGATTGGTCAGTATGCAGTGCCTATCTTGGAAGAAAAATCAGTCTGGGGAACTGATGCTCCAACTAGGATTGCTTATATGGATACCCAG GATATAGCTCGATTGACATTTATAGCTTTACGCAAGGAAAATGCGAATGGCAAGCTCCTTACATTTGCTGGACCTCGTGCGTGGACAACACAAGAG GTAATAACATTGTGTGAGAGACTTGCTGGGCAAGATGCAAATGTGACTACAGTTCCAGTGTCGGTCTTGAGGCTAACTCGCCAAATAACTCGGTTTTTTGAGTGGACAAATGACGTTGCTGACAGATTAGCATTTTCAGAG GTGCTTTCAAGTGATACTGTTTTCTCTGTTCCCATGAATGAGACGTATGATATTCTTGGGGTGGATTCTAAGGATATTGTCACCCTAGAGAAGTATTTGCAGGATTACTTCACaaatattttgaagaaattgaaagatcTCAAAGCACAATCGAAGCAAACAGACATTTTTTTCTGA